One genomic region from Candidatus Nezhaarchaeota archaeon encodes:
- a CDS encoding 50S ribosomal protein L44e has product MKVPKVITTYCPRCKSHTEHSVALYKGGRRRALAQGERRYAAKKEGYGSKRKPEQKRFAKVTKKQALKITCKRCGYIYHRKGVRAKKLEIVEIVKG; this is encoded by the coding sequence ATGAAGGTACCGAAGGTAATCACGACCTACTGCCCCAGATGTAAATCTCACACAGAACACTCAGTGGCCCTGTATAAGGGGGGTAGGCGTAGAGCATTGGCTCAAGGGGAGCGAAGGTACGCTGCAAAGAAGGAGGGGTATGGCTCAAAGAGAAAGCCAGAGCAGAAGAGGTTTGCTAAAGTGACCAAGAAGCAGGCTCTAAAAATAACGTGTAAGCGGTGCGGCTATATCTATCATCGCAAGGGGGTTAGGGCGAAGAAACTTGAGATAGTTGAGATAGTAAAGGGGTGA
- a CDS encoding 30S ribosomal protein S27e, translated as MSRLKELIPVPRSHFLQVRCPECGNVQMVFSHASTQVKCLICGRVLARPTGGKAKIDARVLKTI; from the coding sequence ATGTCTAGGCTAAAGGAGCTCATTCCAGTCCCAAGGTCACATTTTCTTCAAGTTCGCTGCCCTGAGTGCGGGAATGTGCAGATGGTCTTCAGCCACGCGTCCACGCAAGTCAAATGCTTAATATGTGGTCGCGTACTAGCACGACCTACTGGTGGTAAAGCTAAGATTGACGCGAGGGTCTTAAAAACGATCTGA
- a CDS encoding DNA primase large subunit PriL, translated as MLTREDMAKYPFTPEAQDFVKERGLTVDQLNEPEYGSILRRAVDRIKEALISGVVSAKLSEVEVEVLSYPAAVMLATLSSDKLLQNKYAEGEAKRAYFLLKAEHGDKLAYIASRCFNWRVKKVFVTMGSRSYDFLIAWDDYLSVSMSFKSMHWKLVNRTLSAGLIYLQKHELSRLLSEALRQRLLRRMLTTAAISLQLTDRVGEALKEILEIGKLRAPRVTTSLEEPLSGSEESYPPCIKSLISDALAGKSLPHTARFTLASFLISLGKSVDEVVDIFRNLPDFDEKRTLYHVRHIAGEAGSKTRYSPPSCESLRTFNLCSSPDDICGHIKHPLAYLRLRALKQRSVK; from the coding sequence GTGCTAACCAGAGAGGACATGGCAAAATATCCATTCACTCCAGAGGCCCAGGACTTCGTTAAGGAGAGGGGGCTTACAGTCGATCAGCTTAACGAGCCTGAGTACGGCTCAATATTAAGACGGGCAGTTGATAGGATTAAGGAGGCATTAATTAGCGGAGTTGTATCAGCAAAGCTTAGCGAAGTGGAAGTCGAAGTACTTTCATATCCCGCTGCGGTAATGCTTGCGACGCTAAGTAGCGACAAACTTCTTCAAAACAAGTATGCTGAGGGCGAAGCTAAAAGAGCCTACTTCCTCTTGAAGGCTGAGCATGGAGATAAGCTAGCCTACATAGCTAGCCGCTGCTTTAACTGGAGGGTTAAGAAAGTCTTTGTGACGATGGGGTCTAGGTCTTACGATTTCTTAATTGCATGGGACGACTACCTCTCGGTTTCTATGAGCTTTAAGTCTATGCACTGGAAGTTAGTCAATCGCACTCTCTCAGCAGGACTGATCTACCTTCAGAAGCACGAACTCAGCAGACTCCTATCTGAAGCTCTAAGGCAGCGTCTCCTTCGCCGCATGCTCACGACTGCTGCTATTAGCTTACAATTAACGGACAGGGTCGGAGAAGCCTTGAAAGAAATATTGGAAATAGGTAAGCTTCGAGCACCTAGGGTAACTACTTCACTAGAGGAGCCTCTCAGTGGAAGCGAGGAATCCTATCCTCCATGTATTAAATCATTGATTTCTGACGCGCTTGCTGGAAAGAGCCTTCCACATACGGCTAGGTTTACGTTAGCCTCCTTCCTAATAAGTCTAGGGAAGAGTGTAGATGAAGTCGTGGATATTTTCAGGAACCTCCCAGATTTTGATGAAAAGCGAACCCTCTACCACGTTAGGCACATAGCTGGTGAGGCAGGGTCAAAGACTAGGTATTCTCCTCCTAGCTGCGAGTCTCTACGTACGTTTAACTTATGCTCTTCTCCTGATGACATCTGCGGGCATATTAAGCATCCACTGGCATACCTTAGGCTAAGGGCACTAAAGCAGCGGAGCGTTAAATGA
- a CDS encoding DNA primase small subunit PriS has product MKLVRSFYNSSSFAPEPPLELSRRELAFAFFEKEEMLRHVSFNSAADLKAFIASHAPRHVYYSSAYYFSPSEGDMDSKRWMGADLIFDIDADHIPTSCKGEHDKWRCLDCGASGRGTSPPVCPSCSGRRMDSRSLYLCPTCLEAAKLELLKLIEDFLIPDFGLSPGEMHVVFSGRRGYHVHITSAVVRELDQYARREIVDYLKAVSLKPESHGFHALIKASPSPPSLSHPGWRGRIARGIYSFLSSSSLADLKALLPPSKKGLAAEIYYNKDKILSQLESPRPNWSLILKYGRKFWERLVLKAIELQRCEVDERVTTDVRRLIRLPGTIHGDTGLIAKALTLNEVDSFDPLRDSIVFKRGEVRVRVYECPQLSLMGRSFGPFNNEVVTLPVAVAFYLLRCGMAELAEDREA; this is encoded by the coding sequence GTGAAGCTCGTGAGAAGCTTCTATAATTCTTCGAGCTTCGCTCCCGAGCCCCCCCTTGAACTTTCGCGTCGAGAGCTTGCCTTTGCGTTCTTTGAGAAGGAGGAGATGTTGCGCCATGTTTCCTTCAATAGCGCCGCAGACCTTAAAGCCTTCATAGCCTCTCACGCGCCCCGCCACGTCTATTATTCTTCAGCATACTACTTCTCCCCCAGTGAAGGAGACATGGACTCAAAGAGGTGGATGGGCGCAGACTTAATCTTCGACATAGACGCTGACCACATACCCACTTCATGTAAAGGAGAACACGATAAATGGCGCTGTCTTGACTGTGGGGCTAGTGGACGAGGTACGTCTCCTCCCGTTTGCCCTAGCTGCAGCGGTCGTAGAATGGATTCAAGAAGCCTTTACCTATGCCCCACCTGTTTAGAGGCAGCTAAGTTAGAGCTCCTAAAACTTATTGAAGACTTCCTTATACCAGACTTTGGCCTCTCTCCTGGAGAGATGCATGTAGTGTTTTCAGGTAGGAGGGGGTACCATGTTCACATCACCTCAGCCGTCGTAAGGGAGCTAGATCAGTACGCTCGTAGGGAAATAGTGGACTACCTTAAAGCCGTAAGCTTAAAACCGGAGTCTCACGGCTTCCACGCTCTAATTAAAGCTAGCCCCTCTCCTCCATCACTTAGCCACCCTGGCTGGCGTGGCAGGATAGCTAGAGGAATCTATAGCTTTCTCTCTTCATCTAGCTTAGCTGACCTCAAGGCCCTATTACCCCCCTCAAAGAAGGGACTAGCAGCTGAAATTTACTATAACAAAGACAAAATTCTCTCACAACTAGAATCCCCGAGACCTAACTGGTCCTTGATACTTAAGTATGGGCGTAAATTTTGGGAGAGGCTAGTGTTAAAAGCTATTGAGCTTCAGCGCTGCGAGGTTGATGAGAGGGTGACTACCGACGTAAGGAGGTTAATAAGGCTACCAGGCACTATTCACGGTGATACTGGCTTAATAGCTAAGGCTTTAACACTAAATGAAGTAGATAGCTTTGATCCCTTAAGAGACTCCATTGTATTTAAGAGGGGCGAAGTTAGAGTGCGTGTCTATGAATGTCCTCAACTTTCTTTAATGGGGCGCAGCTTTGGCCCCTTTAATAACGAGGTGGTGACCCTCCCGGTGGCTGTAGCCTTTTATCTCTTAAGATGCGGGATGGCTGAGCTTGCTGAAGATCGAGAGGCTTAA
- a CDS encoding glycosyltransferase family 39 protein, with the protein MAILKKADLKRLVRGQRVDRLLIVIVLFIVFTVSLALRLTRLKHGYYLLDEFDPYYQYWMAKFVVDRGWGGFAEWFNWFNDPKFWYPYGRNVIHSSFPGLAFTAAFIHLLVSSLGIRLDLMTTCAFLPALLGSLTVVLIYRLGREIYEKAAGLYAAIFLAFDAAYLSRTLFGFFDDESLGILAFVCALIFYVRALKKSRALVDATIAGLFLGYMASTWGAAAYAINLLALHAIVVALMHFILGSTEVLSQRLLVAYSITMSITLFIASLIPRHGPGFIVSGLSFLPLITIALLLVIKTVSMLVEDLDRVKRAALVALMLMVTVGGLAVLWSLGYLAAPERYLSVLVPAIRSPLVASVAEHQAIPWLHFFLDHQLVLPLSIVGLYFVIRRGSEIDLLMALAMLTLAYGASSMARLLVPLAPVLCTLAGVGFSRVVKSLASRVVAEERSGGKRRALIGLSKKWAGLVLIVLTVTFTPLLSPVVSPITNSYYNIVTRASQPQIILTSNFATGTLVPDWVNTLAWMRENLPRDAVIACWWDYGYHITVMTERASTCDNAAINVYRIAKVARAFLSNETVALELFKEMEVTHVVVFGYVVPYIRFGMLEFYASLGQVAGDDFIKSYWMALIAGLNPRDYLKDATFLSDQGLAWLNVPAGERAEDAVLYRMIFNNYEEPLASRRGLVVKDIVVDERGRLIDITPLNVKPLKHFRLVYASEPNYFVLVYEVIYG; encoded by the coding sequence TTGGCCATCCTAAAAAAGGCTGATCTTAAACGCTTAGTAAGAGGCCAGAGGGTAGATAGGCTCTTAATAGTTATCGTGCTGTTCATAGTCTTCACGGTAAGCTTAGCTTTGAGGCTTACAAGGCTAAAGCATGGCTACTACTTGCTAGATGAATTCGATCCCTATTACCAGTACTGGATGGCTAAGTTTGTAGTTGATAGAGGATGGGGAGGCTTCGCCGAGTGGTTTAACTGGTTCAACGACCCTAAGTTCTGGTACCCATACGGTAGGAACGTGATACACTCATCATTTCCAGGCCTCGCATTTACAGCTGCTTTCATCCACTTGCTCGTATCAAGCCTAGGAATACGCCTAGACTTAATGACTACGTGCGCCTTCCTCCCAGCTCTCCTAGGGTCTCTAACAGTTGTGCTAATTTATCGTTTAGGTAGAGAAATATATGAGAAGGCGGCTGGGCTCTACGCAGCAATATTCCTAGCCTTTGACGCAGCCTACTTAAGTAGAACGCTCTTCGGCTTCTTTGACGATGAGAGCCTAGGAATCCTTGCCTTCGTGTGCGCATTAATATTCTATGTTAGGGCTTTAAAGAAGAGTAGGGCCCTCGTAGACGCCACCATAGCGGGGCTCTTCTTAGGATATATGGCGAGTACTTGGGGCGCAGCAGCCTACGCTATCAACTTACTAGCCTTACACGCGATCGTAGTGGCGCTAATGCACTTCATACTAGGCAGCACTGAAGTCCTTAGCCAAAGGCTCCTCGTAGCATATTCCATAACCATGTCGATTACTCTCTTTATAGCCTCCCTAATCCCTAGACATGGTCCCGGGTTCATAGTCTCAGGCCTCAGTTTCTTACCACTTATCACCATAGCCCTGCTGCTTGTAATTAAGACCGTGTCTATGTTAGTGGAAGACTTAGACAGAGTGAAGAGGGCGGCACTCGTGGCGCTGATGTTAATGGTAACAGTAGGTGGGTTAGCTGTCCTCTGGTCCTTAGGCTATCTAGCAGCACCTGAGAGATATCTCTCAGTCCTTGTTCCAGCTATTAGAAGCCCATTAGTAGCGTCAGTCGCTGAGCATCAAGCAATACCCTGGCTGCATTTCTTTCTAGACCACCAGCTAGTCTTACCGTTGTCCATAGTGGGATTGTACTTCGTTATTAGGAGGGGAAGTGAAATAGACTTACTAATGGCCTTGGCAATGCTTACGCTAGCCTACGGCGCATCCTCCATGGCTAGGCTCCTAGTCCCACTCGCCCCAGTGCTTTGCACACTAGCAGGAGTGGGCTTTAGCCGCGTCGTGAAGTCGTTAGCCTCCAGAGTAGTTGCAGAGGAGAGAAGTGGAGGTAAGCGTAGAGCCTTAATAGGCTTGAGTAAAAAATGGGCTGGACTAGTACTAATAGTGCTGACTGTGACCTTTACCCCACTGCTTTCTCCAGTGGTTAGTCCAATTACTAACAGCTACTACAACATAGTCACGAGAGCAAGCCAGCCTCAAATTATACTTACGTCGAACTTTGCTACAGGCACTCTAGTTCCAGACTGGGTTAATACTCTAGCGTGGATGAGGGAAAACCTACCTAGAGATGCCGTAATAGCCTGTTGGTGGGACTATGGCTATCACATTACTGTCATGACTGAGAGGGCAAGCACTTGTGACAACGCAGCGATAAATGTCTACCGCATAGCTAAGGTAGCTAGGGCGTTTCTATCCAACGAAACAGTCGCTCTAGAGTTGTTTAAGGAAATGGAAGTAACGCACGTAGTGGTCTTTGGCTACGTAGTGCCCTACATTCGCTTTGGAATGCTCGAGTTCTACGCATCGCTAGGGCAGGTGGCTGGCGATGACTTCATTAAGTCATATTGGATGGCCCTAATTGCAGGTCTAAACCCCAGGGACTACCTTAAGGATGCCACCTTCCTCTCAGATCAGGGGCTTGCGTGGTTAAACGTCCCGGCTGGAGAGAGGGCTGAAGATGCTGTACTCTACAGGATGATCTTTAATAATTACGAGGAACCTCTTGCGTCGAGGAGAGGACTCGTAGTGAAAGACATAGTTGTCGACGAACGAGGTAGACTGATAGACATCACCCCCCTTAACGTAAAGCCCCTTAAGCACTTTAGACTAGTTTATGCTAGCGAGCCTAATTATTTCGTATTAGTCTATGAAGTAATTTATGGCTAA
- a CDS encoding METTL5 family protein translates to MKLRKLAMLLESLSPHPSPSPKLEQYTITGEDAAKFLWRIKDWLQGRVVIDLGCGVGRLTIGAALLGARLSIGVDIDSVALKVARSNAWRLGVAQVTSWLRARIPKLSIRGEVVIQNPPFGVQQKGADRAFIDCALKTAPISFSLHKKSPKGRLFIKKFVESLGGEAEILDSLKLRIPRLFDFHEEKFRFVETDLFLFRRQGFSQPA, encoded by the coding sequence TTGAAGCTCAGGAAGCTTGCTATGTTGCTGGAGTCGCTGTCCCCTCATCCTTCTCCATCCCCTAAGCTTGAGCAGTATACAATTACTGGTGAGGACGCAGCTAAGTTTCTATGGAGAATTAAGGACTGGCTTCAGGGGCGAGTAGTAATCGACTTAGGCTGCGGTGTTGGTAGGTTAACGATAGGGGCCGCACTTCTAGGTGCACGCCTATCAATAGGTGTTGACATAGACTCAGTGGCGCTTAAAGTAGCCCGAAGTAATGCTTGGCGCTTGGGCGTAGCTCAAGTAACTTCCTGGCTTAGGGCCCGTATTCCAAAGCTATCCATCAGAGGGGAGGTGGTGATTCAGAACCCTCCCTTCGGTGTTCAGCAGAAGGGGGCTGATAGAGCTTTTATTGACTGCGCTTTGAAGACAGCGCCCATTTCCTTCAGCTTACATAAGAAATCGCCTAAGGGGAGATTGTTCATTAAGAAGTTCGTTGAAAGTCTTGGAGGAGAGGCTGAGATCCTCGACTCCCTTAAGCTGAGGATTCCGCGGCTATTTGACTTTCATGAAGAGAAATTCAGGTTTGTCGAGACCGATCTCTTCCTGTTTAGGAGGCAAGGTTTTTCTCAACCAGCCTAG
- a CDS encoding translation initiation factor IF-2 subunit alpha, which produces MLRKRRSLPEVGELVVATVTDVFDKGAYVVLDEYGGKKGYVPLTEVASSWFHNIRDFLKEKQKVVLKVIKVDPVKGYVDLSLKRVSTTEKEQKMLEWKRAQRAEALLSLAAKRLGASIDEAYEKVGWRLEDKYGEIYAGLEETVRQGIGALREAKVDEAWVGTVYEVAKEHIELPSVKVTGRLELRSTHAKGALHIKQSLMKALELARDRGYSARIYVAGTPFYNIEVTAENYRQAELILKEVADVALRELKSLGGTGSLTIKQ; this is translated from the coding sequence TTGCTTAGGAAGAGGAGGAGCTTACCTGAAGTAGGTGAACTAGTAGTGGCGACGGTTACCGACGTCTTTGATAAGGGAGCCTACGTAGTCCTTGATGAGTATGGCGGCAAGAAGGGCTACGTCCCCCTTACAGAGGTGGCTTCCTCATGGTTTCACAACATAAGGGACTTCCTTAAGGAGAAGCAAAAAGTGGTGTTAAAGGTAATTAAGGTAGACCCCGTTAAGGGGTATGTTGATCTCTCTTTAAAGAGAGTATCTACTACTGAGAAAGAACAGAAAATGCTTGAATGGAAGCGTGCACAGCGCGCAGAGGCTCTTCTGAGCCTTGCTGCTAAGAGGCTTGGCGCTTCCATCGATGAGGCATATGAGAAGGTGGGGTGGAGGCTTGAAGATAAGTACGGTGAAATTTACGCTGGCTTAGAGGAGACCGTGAGGCAAGGAATAGGGGCGTTGAGGGAGGCTAAGGTAGACGAAGCCTGGGTCGGCACTGTGTACGAAGTGGCTAAGGAGCACATAGAGCTCCCCTCGGTTAAAGTGACAGGGAGGCTTGAGCTTCGAAGTACTCATGCTAAGGGGGCTTTACACATTAAACAGAGCCTAATGAAAGCATTAGAGCTTGCTAGGGACAGAGGGTATAGCGCTAGGATTTACGTAGCTGGAACTCCGTTCTATAACATAGAGGTGACCGCTGAGAACTATAGACAGGCCGAGCTAATATTAAAAGAAGTAGCTGACGTAGCGCTAAGGGAGCTTAAGTCTCTAGGTGGTACTGGTAGTTTGACGATTAAGCAGTGA
- the pcn gene encoding proliferating cell nuclear antigen (pcna), translating into MIRVLFHDAKLWKNIILALSTMINESTFIFAPGGVRMRAMDPSRIGMVNFEMPSSSFEDYSCEAEAKVGVNLDQLSKLVRRASSGDKLELELRPDEGKLKIKFRGRATRAFVIPLLDLGYEELPTPRVSFNVQAKLLADAMGEALKDAELVSDHVKIQATTDELTFYALSDRGESSTTFSRDGGALLELNVREPSRATYSLSYLTDMMKAAATADIMELQFSTNMPLTLIFDLPGGGRIQYWLAPRLEE; encoded by the coding sequence TTGATAAGGGTACTATTTCACGACGCTAAGCTTTGGAAAAACATAATTTTAGCCCTATCGACGATGATCAACGAGTCCACTTTCATCTTTGCCCCCGGGGGGGTTAGAATGAGGGCGATGGATCCATCCAGGATAGGCATGGTCAACTTCGAAATGCCGAGCTCCTCCTTTGAAGACTATAGCTGCGAGGCCGAGGCTAAAGTAGGGGTCAACCTAGATCAGCTCAGTAAACTGGTGAGGAGGGCTTCTTCAGGCGATAAGCTCGAACTCGAGCTGAGGCCAGATGAGGGCAAGTTAAAGATCAAGTTTAGGGGGAGGGCGACTAGAGCCTTTGTCATACCCCTACTCGACTTGGGCTATGAGGAGCTCCCAACACCAAGGGTCTCCTTCAACGTTCAGGCCAAGCTCCTAGCGGATGCTATGGGGGAGGCCTTAAAGGATGCTGAGTTAGTCAGCGATCACGTCAAAATACAGGCAACTACTGATGAACTCACGTTCTACGCCCTCAGTGACAGAGGCGAATCCTCAACTACCTTTAGCAGGGACGGAGGGGCCCTTCTCGAACTTAATGTTAGAGAGCCATCGAGGGCTACATATAGCCTAAGTTACTTAACGGACATGATGAAGGCGGCAGCCACTGCAGACATAATGGAGCTTCAGTTCTCTACTAACATGCCCCTCACATTAATCTTCGACCTTCCTGGTGGAGGAAGAATACAGTACTGGCTTGCACCTAGGCTAGAGGAGTAG
- the dph2 gene encoding diphthamide biosynthesis enzyme Dph2, producing the protein MFNFRLVDVVNEIRRKGAKRVALQLPEGLKPYASYLADVIQRETGCTPILLGDPCYGACDIAWDEAARLGVDLLIHFGHNEPALKEGRVDTLYVDCYAEGEATEVVKMAEHLLRNRGKRIGLCTTLQYVQMLKEAANVLESIGFEVYVARPAKPNLKPGQVIGCDYTSGKHLQSNVDCLLFIGGGVMHPLGLGLSTGLPVIAADPIAKKLLDVEPYVKKTASIKLRDITTASEAKKFGVLIGLKPGQYRPRLIEKVVRELNRAKKEVLLIACREVTPSLEANFPDVESFVVTSCPLLAFFEREGFRRPLLTPKELQLSLSGGWRYGYSDPFEGF; encoded by the coding sequence ATGTTCAACTTCAGGCTAGTTGACGTCGTTAATGAAATAAGGAGGAAGGGGGCTAAGCGAGTCGCCCTCCAGCTTCCAGAAGGGCTTAAGCCGTATGCTTCATACCTGGCCGACGTCATTCAGCGCGAGACTGGATGTACCCCAATACTACTAGGCGACCCGTGCTATGGTGCTTGCGACATCGCCTGGGACGAAGCAGCGAGGCTGGGCGTAGACCTCCTTATACACTTCGGTCATAATGAACCGGCCTTGAAGGAAGGTAGAGTTGACACGCTCTACGTAGACTGCTATGCTGAAGGAGAAGCTACTGAAGTGGTAAAGATGGCTGAGCACTTATTGAGAAATAGAGGCAAACGCATCGGGCTATGTACTACGCTTCAATATGTACAGATGCTAAAGGAGGCTGCGAACGTCCTCGAAAGCATAGGCTTTGAGGTATACGTGGCTAGGCCGGCTAAACCTAATCTCAAACCCGGCCAAGTAATAGGATGCGACTATACTAGTGGTAAGCATCTCCAGTCGAACGTTGACTGCTTATTATTTATTGGGGGAGGGGTAATGCACCCTCTGGGCTTAGGGTTATCGACAGGATTGCCAGTGATTGCCGCAGACCCCATAGCTAAGAAGCTTTTAGACGTTGAGCCTTACGTAAAGAAGACAGCGTCCATTAAGCTTCGCGACATTACTACGGCGTCAGAGGCTAAGAAGTTCGGTGTTTTAATAGGCTTGAAGCCTGGTCAATATAGACCTAGGCTTATTGAGAAAGTGGTGAGGGAGCTGAATAGAGCGAAGAAGGAAGTCTTGTTAATAGCTTGTCGCGAAGTCACACCTTCGCTTGAAGCAAACTTTCCAGATGTAGAGTCCTTCGTGGTAACTTCATGCCCTCTCCTCGCTTTCTTTGAACGAGAGGGCTTTCGCAGGCCTCTCTTAACTCCTAAGGAGCTACAGCTATCGCTGAGCGGGGGGTGGAGGTATGGGTACTCAGACCCCTTTGAAGGGTTTTAG
- a CDS encoding exosome complex RNA-binding protein Csl4 has translation MRAVSSIIIVTPGDYVCAIEEFSPGPGVYEEAGTVRACVTGTLSMDMERHVVSVIPMKKSPLIPRKGDIVLGVVSEIRKDVAEVDLYEVEGLKGFSTPFKATLHVSEIDVKFVDKVLDVLWLGDILRARVLSFRNPYPLSIKDEKLGVVLAFCSKCRHPLFLKAGRLTCPMCASQEQRKLSLNYLLRWDDAETRLIKSFT, from the coding sequence GTGCGAGCGGTGAGTAGCATCATTATCGTGACGCCCGGAGACTATGTATGCGCTATTGAAGAGTTCTCGCCCGGCCCAGGGGTCTATGAAGAGGCAGGAACCGTACGTGCTTGCGTGACCGGCACGTTATCTATGGATATGGAGAGACATGTAGTCTCTGTTATACCAATGAAAAAGTCCCCTCTCATTCCTAGGAAGGGGGACATCGTGCTTGGCGTGGTCTCTGAGATTAGAAAGGACGTGGCTGAAGTAGATTTGTATGAAGTCGAGGGGTTAAAGGGCTTTTCTACGCCCTTTAAAGCCACTCTTCACGTTAGTGAGATTGATGTGAAGTTCGTCGATAAGGTGCTCGACGTCCTGTGGCTTGGTGATATATTAAGGGCTAGAGTGCTCTCTTTCAGAAATCCCTACCCCTTGTCGATTAAGGATGAGAAGTTAGGCGTAGTACTAGCATTCTGCTCTAAGTGTCGTCACCCCCTCTTCCTAAAGGCTGGACGACTAACATGCCCTATGTGTGCTTCACAAGAACAGCGTAAGCTTTCCTTAAACTATCTCCTTCGTTGGGACGACGCAGAAACTAGGTTAATTAAGAGCTTTACGTAG
- a CDS encoding RNA-protein complex protein Nop10, protein MKCVVCGRYAIDKELCPSCGGPLRVPHPARFSPEDRYGKYRRLLKMSTT, encoded by the coding sequence ATGAAGTGCGTAGTCTGTGGAAGGTACGCAATAGATAAGGAACTATGCCCTAGCTGCGGAGGACCGTTGAGGGTGCCTCATCCAGCACGCTTCTCGCCTGAGGATAGATATGGAAAGTATCGCAGACTACTAAAGATGAGTACTACTTAG
- a CDS encoding transcription factor S, which translates to MTSNIPFCPKCGKLLSPLREGGTIRLVCKLCGYSEVPPLITKEIKVSQRISRPLQETTVIIKSELSKLMPSIKALCPKCGHNEAYWWLLQTRRADEGSTRFYRCVKCGYTWREYD; encoded by the coding sequence ATGACAAGTAACATACCGTTCTGTCCTAAGTGTGGCAAGCTGCTCTCTCCGTTAAGAGAGGGGGGGACTATCAGGTTAGTTTGTAAGCTATGTGGCTACTCGGAGGTCCCCCCTCTAATTACTAAGGAAATTAAAGTGTCTCAGAGAATTAGCCGCCCTCTTCAGGAGACAACAGTTATCATAAAGTCTGAGCTATCAAAGTTAATGCCTTCCATTAAAGCACTTTGTCCGAAGTGCGGACATAATGAGGCCTATTGGTGGCTTTTGCAAACCAGGAGGGCTGATGAAGGTTCAACGCGCTTTTACAGATGTGTTAAGTGTGGCTACACGTGGCGTGAGTATGATTAA
- a CDS encoding DNA-directed RNA polymerase subunit L, translating into MEIAVLNRGLNTLVFEVRNEGHTFCNVLKEALLQDPAVAFAAYRIDHPLISNPVFIVRTDGTESPEEALRKAAAKVVELTRIFEREALEKLK; encoded by the coding sequence ATGGAGATCGCCGTTTTAAACAGGGGTCTAAACACCCTGGTCTTTGAGGTTAGGAATGAAGGACACACCTTCTGCAACGTTTTAAAGGAAGCTCTACTTCAAGATCCAGCCGTGGCCTTTGCTGCGTACCGCATCGATCATCCCCTAATCTCCAACCCTGTATTCATTGTAAGGACCGATGGCACCGAGAGTCCTGAAGAGGCCTTAAGGAAGGCTGCTGCTAAGGTTGTCGAGCTCACAAGGATTTTCGAGAGGGAAGCCTTAGAAAAACTGAAGTAG